In the Geobacter sp. FeAm09 genome, one interval contains:
- the argC gene encoding N-acetyl-gamma-glutamyl-phosphate reductase — translation MLNVAIVGASGYTGLELIRILYCHPEVAVTCLTSEQSAGKRISEVFPTLRGRCDLALENLEPVRVAEKADVVFTALPHKAAMEVVPTFLKLGKTVIDLSADYRLSDPDVYGAWYEKHLNPVNLKKAVYGLPEIRRAKVRGARLVANPGCYPTSIILGLAPLLKKGLIDPDSIIADSASGTSGAGRSAKVDSLYCEVNEGFKAYGVGGAHRHTPEIEQELSLLAGTELKITFTPHLVPMDRGILSTMYATPVKEATTEKLAALYREFYSGEPFVRVLPPGSLPSTAFVRGSNFCDIAPLVDGRTGRIIVVSAIDNLVKGASGQAVQNMNLACGFPETLGLEGLALFP, via the coding sequence ATGTTGAACGTCGCCATTGTCGGAGCCAGCGGCTACACCGGCCTGGAACTGATCCGCATCCTGTACTGCCATCCCGAAGTCGCCGTGACCTGCCTCACCTCCGAGCAGAGCGCCGGCAAGCGGATCTCCGAGGTTTTCCCCACCTTGCGGGGCCGCTGCGACCTGGCGCTGGAGAACCTTGAGCCGGTGCGGGTTGCGGAGAAGGCCGACGTCGTCTTCACGGCCCTGCCCCACAAGGCGGCCATGGAGGTGGTGCCCACCTTCCTGAAGCTGGGCAAAACGGTGATCGACCTGTCGGCCGACTACCGGCTCTCCGACCCGGATGTCTACGGGGCGTGGTACGAAAAGCACCTCAACCCGGTCAACCTGAAGAAAGCGGTCTACGGTCTGCCGGAGATCAGGCGGGCCAAGGTCAGGGGGGCTCGCCTGGTGGCCAACCCGGGCTGTTACCCCACCAGCATCATCCTCGGCCTGGCGCCGCTCTTGAAAAAGGGGCTGATCGACCCGGACAGCATCATCGCCGATTCCGCCTCGGGCACGAGCGGCGCTGGCAGGTCGGCCAAGGTGGACAGCCTGTACTGCGAGGTCAATGAAGGCTTCAAGGCCTACGGCGTCGGCGGCGCCCACCGGCATACGCCGGAGATCGAGCAGGAACTGTCGCTTTTGGCCGGGACGGAGCTCAAGATCACCTTTACCCCGCACCTGGTTCCCATGGATCGGGGGATACTCTCCACCATGTACGCGACCCCGGTGAAGGAGGCGACAACCGAGAAACTGGCCGCCCTCTACCGGGAGTTCTACAGCGGCGAACCCTTCGTGCGGGTGCTTCCCCCGGGGAGCCTCCCCTCCACCGCTTTCGTGCGGGGCTCCAACTTCTGCGACATCGCCCCCCTGGTGGACGGCCGCACCGGCCGGATCATCGTGGTTTCGGCCATCGACAATCTGGTCAAGGGGGCCTCGGGCCAGGCGGTGCAGAATATGAACCTCGCCTGCGGCTTCCCGGAGACCCTGGGGCTGGAAGGGCTGGCGCTCTTCCCGTGA
- the rpsI gene encoding 30S ribosomal protein S9 yields the protein MAAVSYYGTGKRKSSIARVWLKPGAGKITVNDKTLDEYFGRETSKMVVRQPLELVEKVGVYDIYVTVQGGGDSGQAGAIKHGITKALLETDAELRGVLKKAGFITRDSRVKERKKYGKAAARARFQFSKR from the coding sequence ATGGCAGCAGTCAGCTATTATGGCACAGGAAAGCGCAAAAGCTCGATAGCCCGCGTATGGCTCAAGCCGGGCGCCGGCAAGATCACCGTCAACGACAAGACCCTGGACGAGTACTTCGGCCGCGAGACCTCCAAGATGGTCGTGCGTCAGCCGCTGGAACTGGTGGAGAAGGTCGGCGTGTACGATATCTATGTGACGGTACAGGGCGGGGGCGACTCCGGCCAGGCCGGCGCCATCAAGCACGGCATCACGAAAGCCCTGCTGGAGACCGACGCCGAACTGCGCGGCGTGCTCAAGAAGGCCGGCTTCATTACCCGCGATTCCCGCGTGAAAGAGCGCAAGAAATACGGCAAAGCCGCAGCCCGCGCACGGTTCCAGTTCTCCAAGCGTTAA
- the mce gene encoding methylmalonyl-CoA epimerase, with amino-acid sequence MLTKINHIGIAVRSLDETLPFYRDNLGMAFAGIEEVVEQKVRVAMLQVGESKIELLEPTSEESPVAKFLEKNGPGIHHLAYEVEDIEAAIARLLADGARMIDERPRNGAHGTRIAFVHPKSSNGVLTELCQPGCENPRS; translated from the coding sequence ATGCTTACTAAGATCAACCATATCGGCATTGCCGTGCGGTCCCTCGATGAGACCCTGCCGTTCTACCGGGACAACCTGGGGATGGCCTTTGCGGGTATCGAAGAGGTCGTCGAACAGAAGGTGCGGGTCGCCATGTTGCAGGTGGGCGAATCCAAGATCGAGCTCCTGGAGCCGACCAGCGAGGAGAGCCCGGTGGCGAAGTTCCTGGAAAAGAACGGCCCCGGCATCCATCATCTGGCATACGAGGTGGAGGACATCGAGGCCGCCATCGCCCGACTGCTGGCCGACGGCGCGCGGATGATCGACGAGCGGCCGAGAAACGGCGCCCATGGGACGCGGATCGCCTTCGTGCATCCCAAAAGCAGCAACGGCGTCCTGACGGAGCTGTGCCAGCCAGGTTGCGAAAATCCACGGTCTTGA
- a CDS encoding YgiQ family radical SAM protein → MDLAEARARGWNELDVVFVCGDAYIDHPAFGIPLLARWLEAHGFRVGIIPQPDWRSKEPFMALGRPRLFFAVGAGAMDSMVAHYTPARKLRHDDAYTPGNRHGARPNRATIIYTSRLKEAYKDVPVVIGGIEASLRRFAHYDFWENKVRRSLLLDAKADLLIYGMGESPLLELARRMAGGEPFGEIRNLRGTCHVVGKGGDVPADGERLVIPSYDEVAVDKRKFAEAFRLVYREQNPFSARTVVQPHGDRLLVCNPPAFPLNQAELDRVYALPFEKSPHPSYREPIPAWEQIKTSITSHRGCFGGCAFCAIALHQGKVIQSRSEASIVAEVDAMVRQGWFRGSISDVGGPTANMYGLACKNPAAMRACRRESCIYPAVCAHLDTADKRAVALLQRVRSHQGVKHVAVSSGVRYDLLERQPGYFRELVGHHVSGLLKIAPEHLAEHVTALMRKPGRKAFERFLARFREESIRLGKRQHLIPYLISGHPGCTVADMLDLALALKKLGLAVEQVQDFTPTPGTLSTCMYYTGIDPENGKRVHVPASDREKGQQKALLLWHQPGERGKVLEALREMGREDAAALLGVAGRMPGGPPAPKPRTKKTR, encoded by the coding sequence ATGGATCTGGCCGAAGCGCGGGCCAGGGGATGGAACGAACTGGACGTGGTCTTTGTCTGCGGCGACGCCTACATCGACCACCCGGCCTTCGGCATCCCGCTCTTGGCCCGCTGGCTGGAGGCCCACGGCTTCCGGGTGGGGATCATCCCCCAGCCGGACTGGCGCTCCAAGGAGCCGTTCATGGCGCTGGGGCGCCCGCGGCTGTTCTTTGCCGTGGGCGCCGGGGCCATGGACTCCATGGTGGCCCACTACACCCCGGCCCGCAAGCTGCGCCACGATGACGCCTATACCCCGGGCAACCGCCACGGGGCCCGCCCCAACCGCGCCACCATCATCTACACCTCGCGCCTGAAGGAAGCCTATAAGGATGTGCCGGTGGTCATCGGCGGCATCGAGGCGTCCCTGCGCCGTTTTGCCCACTACGACTTTTGGGAGAACAAGGTGCGCCGGTCGCTGCTCCTGGACGCCAAGGCCGACCTTTTGATCTACGGTATGGGGGAATCCCCCCTTTTGGAACTGGCCAGGCGCATGGCCGGCGGCGAACCGTTCGGAGAGATCCGCAACCTGCGCGGCACCTGCCATGTCGTGGGGAAGGGGGGTGACGTCCCGGCGGACGGGGAACGTCTTGTCATCCCCTCCTACGACGAGGTAGCCGTCGACAAGAGGAAGTTCGCCGAGGCGTTCCGCCTGGTCTACCGGGAGCAGAACCCCTTCTCCGCCCGGACGGTCGTCCAGCCCCACGGCGACCGCCTGCTGGTGTGTAATCCCCCGGCCTTCCCCCTGAACCAGGCGGAGCTGGACCGGGTCTATGCGCTCCCCTTCGAAAAGTCGCCCCATCCCTCCTACCGCGAACCGATACCGGCCTGGGAGCAGATCAAGACATCCATCACCAGCCACCGGGGCTGTTTCGGCGGCTGTGCCTTCTGCGCCATCGCCCTGCACCAGGGGAAGGTGATCCAGTCCCGCAGCGAAGCCTCGATCGTCGCCGAGGTGGATGCCATGGTCCGCCAGGGATGGTTCCGGGGCAGCATCAGCGACGTGGGCGGGCCGACCGCCAACATGTACGGCCTCGCCTGCAAAAACCCAGCGGCCATGCGGGCCTGCCGCCGGGAGAGCTGCATCTATCCCGCCGTCTGCGCCCATCTGGATACCGCCGACAAGCGCGCCGTCGCCCTCCTGCAGCGGGTGCGGAGCCACCAGGGGGTCAAACACGTGGCGGTCTCGTCGGGGGTGCGCTACGATCTGCTGGAACGGCAGCCGGGCTATTTCCGGGAACTGGTGGGGCATCATGTGAGCGGGCTGCTCAAGATCGCCCCCGAGCATCTTGCGGAGCATGTCACGGCGCTGATGCGCAAGCCGGGGCGAAAGGCCTTCGAACGCTTCCTGGCCCGTTTCCGCGAGGAAAGCATCCGCCTCGGCAAACGGCAGCACCTCATACCCTACCTGATTTCGGGCCATCCCGGGTGTACCGTGGCGGACATGCTGGACCTGGCCCTGGCGCTCAAAAAACTGGGGCTGGCCGTCGAACAGGTTCAGGATTTCACCCCCACGCCGGGAACGCTCTCCACCTGCATGTACTACACCGGCATCGACCCGGAAAACGGCAAGCGGGTGCATGTTCCGGCCAGCGACCGGGAGAAGGGGCAGCAGAAGGCGCTCCTGCTCTGGCATCAGCCGGGGGAGAGGGGCAAGGTGCTGGAAGCGCTCAGGGAGATGGGGCGCGAGGATGCGGCGGCGCTGCTGGGGGTGGCGGGCAGGATGCCGGGCGGGCCGCCTGCCCCGAAGCCGAGGACAAAAAAAACCCGCTGA
- a CDS encoding phospholipid-binding protein MlaC, translating to MLKRYAVAIITGIFLAGTAFAGVTDDVKKTVDEVVRVVSDKNLKKHDRERRQALKRTISVIFDYSEMAKRSLGKHWNQRSPAERRQFTDLFASLLENSYAGKIESYNNEKIAYLKETVDGDHAEVRSKVITPKRDEYSLDYRLIKENGKWMVYDVVIEGVSLVSNYRTQFNKIITTNGYNELVKKLQTKTDELKAP from the coding sequence ATGCTGAAACGTTACGCAGTGGCTATCATCACCGGGATCTTCCTGGCAGGCACCGCCTTTGCCGGGGTTACCGACGATGTGAAAAAGACCGTGGACGAGGTGGTCCGCGTGGTCTCCGACAAAAACCTGAAGAAGCATGACCGGGAGCGGCGCCAGGCCCTCAAGAGGACCATCAGTGTCATCTTCGACTATTCCGAAATGGCCAAGCGCTCCCTCGGCAAGCACTGGAACCAGCGCAGCCCGGCAGAGCGCAGGCAGTTTACCGACCTCTTCGCCTCGCTCCTGGAAAACTCCTATGCGGGCAAGATCGAGTCCTACAACAACGAAAAGATCGCGTACCTGAAGGAGACCGTCGATGGCGACCATGCCGAGGTCAGGTCCAAGGTGATCACCCCGAAACGCGACGAATATTCCCTAGACTACCGCCTGATCAAGGAAAACGGCAAATGGATGGTGTACGACGTGGTCATCGAAGGGGTCAGCCTGGTTTCCAACTACCGCACCCAGTTCAACAAGATCATCACCACCAACGGCTATAATGAACTGGTGAAAAAACTCCAGACGAAAACCGACGAACTGAAGGCCCCGTAA
- a CDS encoding biotin/lipoyl-containing protein has protein sequence MSHASDYYLSNPLIHRDRRLNSAASEWVRSFSCEDLKPLIVCRGPIRKEAMDVYQEMGITHYGILLSEKDSIVYPNALAPELRQLTDSNRVHRVPDYTGASKEERVERIHQIIEIALDNGYDSIFAGYGFMAEDEEFVAEIEKAGLTFIGPCANTQARAGKKDEAKRTALTVNVSVTPGVNNVTALTLLKKHPTREKLLALVKAEGLACDAKVLKDAKVSLEELADHVLTASYAKGIDLFTIEELCAQVQSEVAELFRNYPRNRFRLKAIGGGGKGQRIVGAALLAAKNADEKMIAKAAAEAPAMVREILNEVKANGVGDNKNILIELNIEQTRHNEIQLLGNGEWCIALGGRDCSLQMHEQKLLEVSVTQESLAAAIARAKSAGRKAEVTALESDLKVLQRMEEESARFGQAVGLDSASTFECIVDRDRHYFMEVNTRIQVEHRVTELCYSLKFVNPKNKNDFFVVESLVEAMALLARHKKRLPKPERIVRCNAAVEARLNATDASLSPHAGGMIRYWSKPIEGEIRDDQGISMLNPDTAVFMKYKVAGAYDSNIALLLTKGEDRSASYEHLSEVLRSTTLRGSSLATNLEFHYGLVNWFLGRNVMAKPTTRFVVPYLTLVGTLKEEANKLDPVYAFLQMKKHYDKLVCEQYADQPEVCARERKHMSALLDRKGTLITRPMERLLEDPHLLSGWLSMNTINFRIEKGRVIWLRNPLGVLNETYEYLHMSHRPHKPAAEIIWGHDNELLQQSLHFYRTLREKLGLARDEYFQLNELLKKDLPQGGFDAEQWDQIRSAHFGYEAGLELLGMLFLVGGNTRFWDMRVQDDLEIVIPDYLTDPDLQARMKKVLVPPPATKADEIVAACGGMYYGQEAPGLPAFVHEGMHFEKDQPLYIIEVMKMFNTVKAQFSGTIDKIIMDGGDGTIVQKGQPLFKITPDEKFVEVDPKVLERERRERTAEYLKAVI, from the coding sequence ATGTCACATGCTTCCGATTACTACCTGAGCAACCCCCTGATCCACCGGGACCGCCGCCTGAACAGTGCCGCTTCCGAGTGGGTGCGCTCCTTTTCCTGCGAGGACCTGAAACCGCTCATCGTCTGCCGTGGCCCGATCCGGAAAGAGGCGATGGACGTGTACCAGGAGATGGGCATCACCCACTACGGCATCCTGCTCTCCGAAAAGGATTCCATCGTCTACCCCAATGCCCTGGCCCCCGAACTGCGGCAGTTGACCGATTCCAACCGGGTGCACCGGGTGCCCGACTATACCGGCGCCAGCAAGGAAGAACGGGTGGAGCGCATCCACCAGATCATCGAGATCGCCCTTGACAACGGTTACGACTCGATCTTCGCCGGTTACGGCTTCATGGCCGAGGACGAGGAGTTCGTCGCCGAGATCGAGAAGGCCGGCCTCACGTTCATCGGCCCCTGCGCCAACACCCAGGCCCGCGCCGGCAAGAAGGACGAGGCCAAGCGGACCGCCCTGACGGTGAACGTCAGCGTCACCCCCGGCGTCAACAACGTAACGGCCCTGACCCTGCTCAAGAAACATCCCACCCGGGAGAAGCTCCTGGCGCTGGTCAAGGCCGAGGGGCTCGCCTGCGACGCCAAGGTGCTCAAGGATGCCAAGGTATCGCTCGAAGAGTTGGCCGACCATGTCCTGACCGCCTCCTACGCCAAGGGGATCGACCTCTTTACCATCGAGGAGTTGTGCGCCCAGGTCCAGAGCGAGGTTGCCGAACTGTTCCGCAACTACCCCCGCAACCGTTTCCGCCTGAAGGCCATCGGCGGCGGCGGCAAGGGGCAGCGCATCGTCGGCGCCGCGCTTTTGGCGGCGAAGAATGCCGATGAAAAAATGATCGCCAAGGCGGCCGCCGAGGCTCCGGCCATGGTCCGGGAGATCCTCAACGAGGTCAAGGCCAACGGCGTCGGCGACAACAAGAATATCCTGATCGAGCTCAACATCGAGCAGACCCGCCACAACGAAATCCAGCTCCTGGGCAACGGCGAGTGGTGCATCGCTCTCGGCGGGCGCGATTGCTCCCTGCAGATGCACGAGCAGAAGCTGCTGGAGGTGTCCGTCACCCAGGAAAGCCTGGCCGCGGCCATCGCCCGGGCCAAGAGCGCGGGCAGGAAGGCGGAGGTCACGGCCCTGGAGAGCGACCTGAAGGTGCTCCAGCGGATGGAGGAGGAATCGGCCCGGTTCGGCCAGGCGGTCGGCCTGGATTCCGCCTCGACCTTCGAGTGCATCGTGGATCGGGACCGTCACTACTTCATGGAGGTGAACACCCGCATCCAGGTGGAGCACCGGGTCACGGAGCTCTGCTACAGCTTAAAGTTCGTCAATCCCAAGAACAAAAACGACTTCTTTGTCGTCGAATCCCTGGTGGAGGCCATGGCGCTGCTGGCGCGGCACAAGAAACGCCTCCCCAAGCCGGAGCGGATCGTGCGCTGCAATGCGGCCGTGGAAGCCCGCCTGAACGCCACCGATGCCTCCCTTTCCCCCCACGCCGGCGGCATGATCCGCTACTGGTCGAAGCCGATCGAGGGAGAGATCCGCGACGACCAGGGGATCAGCATGCTGAACCCGGATACCGCCGTCTTCATGAAGTACAAGGTGGCCGGGGCCTATGACTCCAACATCGCCCTCCTCCTGACCAAGGGGGAGGACCGCAGCGCCAGCTACGAGCACCTGTCCGAGGTCCTGCGCAGCACCACCCTGCGGGGCAGTTCCCTGGCGACCAACCTGGAGTTCCATTACGGCCTCGTGAACTGGTTCCTGGGCAGGAACGTCATGGCCAAGCCGACCACCCGCTTCGTGGTCCCCTACCTGACCCTGGTCGGGACCCTGAAGGAGGAGGCCAACAAGCTGGACCCGGTGTACGCCTTCCTGCAGATGAAGAAGCACTACGACAAGCTCGTCTGCGAACAGTACGCCGACCAGCCCGAGGTGTGCGCCAGGGAGCGCAAGCACATGTCGGCCCTCCTGGACCGCAAGGGCACCCTGATCACCCGTCCCATGGAGCGCCTCCTGGAAGACCCGCACCTGTTGTCCGGCTGGCTCAGCATGAACACGATCAACTTCCGCATCGAGAAGGGGCGCGTCATCTGGCTGCGCAATCCCCTCGGCGTCTTGAACGAGACCTACGAGTACCTGCACATGTCCCATCGCCCGCACAAGCCGGCGGCCGAGATCATCTGGGGCCACGACAACGAACTGCTCCAGCAGTCCCTGCATTTCTACCGCACCCTGCGCGAGAAGCTGGGGCTGGCGCGCGACGAATACTTCCAGCTCAACGAGCTGCTGAAAAAGGACCTGCCCCAGGGCGGTTTCGACGCCGAACAGTGGGATCAGATCCGGTCGGCCCACTTCGGCTACGAGGCCGGGCTGGAACTGCTCGGCATGCTGTTCCTGGTGGGGGGCAACACCCGGTTCTGGGACATGCGCGTCCAGGACGACCTGGAGATCGTCATCCCCGATTATCTGACCGATCCGGACCTGCAGGCGCGGATGAAGAAGGTCCTGGTGCCGCCGCCCGCGACCAAGGCCGATGAGATCGTCGCTGCCTGCGGCGGGATGTACTATGGACAGGAAGCGCCGGGACTCCCCGCATTCGTGCATGAGGGGATGCATTTCGAGAAGGATCAGCCGCTCTACATCATCGAGGTCATGAAGATGTTCAATACGGTCAAGGCGCAGTTCTCCGGGACCATCGACAAGATCATCATGGACGGCGGCGACGGGACGATCGTGCAGAAGGGGCAGCCGCTCTTCAAGATCACCCCGGACGAGAAATTCGTCGAGGTGGACCCCAAGGTCCTGGAGCGGGAGAGGCGGGAACGGACGGCCGAGTATCTGAAAGCGGTCATCTGA
- the mlaD gene encoding outer membrane lipid asymmetry maintenance protein MlaD, producing MNMAKLEMMVGAFMIIGILCLGYLSVKLGKMELVGGDYYTVSAKFDSVSGLKPGARVEIAGVEIGKVDRIELDPKGWDQARTYLKIKSGTRIGDDVIASVRTSGIIGDKFIKLKPGGSDHFLKNNDTIRETESAIDIEELVSKFIHGKV from the coding sequence ATGAACATGGCAAAATTGGAAATGATGGTCGGCGCATTCATGATCATCGGCATACTCTGCCTGGGCTACCTTTCGGTCAAGCTCGGCAAGATGGAGCTGGTTGGGGGCGACTACTACACGGTTTCGGCCAAATTCGACTCGGTTTCGGGACTGAAGCCGGGGGCGCGGGTGGAGATCGCCGGCGTGGAGATCGGCAAGGTGGACCGCATTGAACTCGATCCCAAAGGGTGGGATCAGGCCCGGACCTACCTCAAGATCAAAAGCGGCACCAGGATCGGCGACGACGTCATCGCCTCCGTCCGCACCAGCGGCATCATCGGCGACAAGTTCATCAAGCTCAAGCCGGGCGGCTCCGACCATTTTCTCAAGAACAACGACACGATCCGTGAGACCGAATCCGCCATCGACATCGAAGAACTGGTCAGTAAATTCATCCACGGCAAGGTCTGA
- a CDS encoding cold-shock protein: MAQGKVKWFNDTKGFGFIEQEGGEDVFVHFSAIAGEGFKSLAEGDAVTFDITQGPKGLQASNVNKIK; this comes from the coding sequence ATGGCACAGGGCAAGGTTAAGTGGTTTAACGACACCAAAGGTTTCGGCTTTATCGAGCAGGAAGGTGGCGAGGACGTATTCGTACATTTCTCCGCCATCGCAGGCGAAGGCTTCAAATCCCTCGCCGAAGGCGACGCGGTCACCTTCGACATCACCCAGGGTCCCAAGGGGCTCCAGGCTTCCAACGTCAACAAAATCAAGTAA
- a CDS encoding TolC family protein, with protein MKSLFTSLLIAGALVAPLPSSHAAEDGAQGKLVLGLNDCIRMALKAAPELGEAQADIEQTASKLDEAKSYRYPQVEVLSLLGPAPQARAQDITPTIATDRSTRLGKLTWFSSADATLIQPLYTFGKISENMKAASHGIEVDRSRKEQRANEITLKVREYYYGLMLARELKEVVLEVQESLATARKKAQKLLDEGSESVDQIDIYKLDAFSGEVAKLLEEAQKGEKLALAALRTRLGLPAATPLDIGSERLTMDEETVPAYDVFVDRARSRRPEFRQISEGLKARAALVEAAKANYYPDVFLGGLVSWAYSAGRDHINNPYITDQYQHFYGGAALGLRWKLDFGITGAKVAGERAQYNRLLSTKEFADANIPLQIKKFYLDLKEAEQSVTATQSAYSSGKKWAVAALANFDFGVGPAKEIFDALQSYARMRAAYFQSIYNYKIARANLDYAVGETPLDGTK; from the coding sequence ATGAAATCGCTCTTCACATCGCTTTTGATCGCAGGTGCGCTCGTTGCCCCCCTTCCCAGCAGCCACGCCGCAGAGGATGGCGCGCAGGGCAAGCTGGTGCTGGGGCTGAACGACTGCATCCGCATGGCCCTGAAAGCAGCGCCGGAACTGGGCGAGGCCCAGGCCGACATCGAGCAGACCGCCAGCAAACTGGACGAAGCGAAATCCTACCGCTATCCCCAGGTCGAGGTTCTGAGCCTGCTGGGCCCGGCGCCCCAGGCCCGGGCCCAGGATATTACCCCCACGATCGCCACCGACAGAAGCACCAGGCTCGGCAAGCTCACCTGGTTTTCCAGCGCCGACGCCACGCTGATCCAGCCGCTCTACACCTTCGGCAAGATCTCGGAAAATATGAAGGCCGCCAGCCACGGCATCGAGGTGGACCGTTCCCGCAAGGAGCAGCGCGCCAACGAGATCACCCTCAAGGTGCGGGAGTACTATTACGGCCTGATGCTGGCCCGGGAACTGAAAGAGGTGGTGCTCGAGGTCCAGGAGAGCCTGGCCACGGCACGCAAGAAGGCGCAGAAACTCCTCGACGAAGGTTCCGAATCGGTGGATCAGATCGATATCTACAAACTGGACGCCTTCTCCGGCGAGGTAGCCAAACTGCTGGAAGAGGCCCAGAAGGGGGAAAAGCTGGCCCTGGCGGCACTCAGGACGCGCCTCGGGCTTCCCGCCGCCACCCCGTTGGACATCGGCAGCGAGCGACTGACCATGGACGAGGAGACGGTCCCCGCCTATGACGTTTTTGTCGACAGGGCCCGCTCGCGACGCCCCGAATTCCGCCAGATTTCGGAGGGTCTCAAGGCCCGGGCCGCCCTGGTGGAGGCGGCAAAGGCCAACTATTACCCCGACGTCTTCCTGGGCGGCCTGGTCTCCTGGGCCTACTCCGCCGGCCGCGACCACATCAACAACCCCTATATCACCGACCAGTACCAGCATTTTTACGGCGGTGCGGCCCTGGGGCTGCGCTGGAAACTGGACTTCGGCATCACCGGCGCCAAGGTGGCGGGGGAGCGGGCCCAGTACAACCGGCTGCTCAGCACCAAGGAATTTGCCGACGCCAACATTCCGTTGCAGATCAAAAAGTTCTACCTGGACCTGAAGGAGGCCGAACAGAGCGTCACGGCGACCCAGTCGGCCTACTCCAGCGGGAAAAAGTGGGCGGTGGCGGCCCTGGCCAACTTCGATTTCGGCGTCGGCCCCGCCAAGGAGATATTCGACGCCCTGCAGTCCTACGCCCGCATGCGCGCCGCCTATTTCCAGTCCATCTACAACTACAAGATTGCCAGGGCCAACCTGGATTACGCCGTCGGCGAAACGCCCCTGGACGGCACCAAATAA
- a CDS encoding ABC transporter ATP-binding protein — translation MIKLTDVHKSFGAQKVLDGLDLEIPAGMITAIIGPSGEGKSVLLKHIIGLLQPDSGTIEVDGENIQGLRRSQLNRIREKFGMLFQNAALFDSMSVFENVAFPLQEKTKLSGEEIRRRVLSALEDVGLKNVENKFPDELSGGMKKRVGLARAVVLNPKIILFDEPTTGLDPVIKRAIHHLIRETHAKFGFTAVIVSHEIPEIFDIAQNVAMLYQGKILQHGTPDEIRDSTHPVVSQFISGSLDGPIHMV, via the coding sequence ATGATCAAACTGACCGACGTACATAAATCCTTTGGCGCTCAGAAGGTTCTCGACGGCCTCGACCTGGAGATCCCCGCGGGAATGATCACGGCCATCATCGGCCCCAGCGGCGAGGGGAAGAGCGTCCTGCTCAAGCACATCATCGGTCTCCTGCAGCCGGACAGCGGCACCATCGAGGTGGACGGCGAGAACATCCAGGGCCTGCGACGCTCCCAGCTGAACCGCATCCGGGAGAAGTTCGGCATGCTGTTCCAGAACGCGGCCCTGTTCGACTCCATGAGCGTGTTCGAGAATGTGGCCTTCCCGCTCCAGGAGAAGACGAAACTGTCCGGGGAGGAGATCCGCCGGCGGGTGCTTTCGGCCCTGGAGGACGTGGGGCTCAAGAACGTGGAAAACAAGTTCCCGGACGAGCTCTCCGGCGGCATGAAGAAACGGGTGGGACTGGCGCGGGCGGTGGTGCTCAATCCCAAGATCATCCTCTTCGACGAGCCGACCACCGGACTCGATCCGGTCATCAAGCGGGCCATTCATCACCTGATCCGGGAGACCCATGCCAAATTCGGCTTTACGGCGGTGATCGTTTCCCACGAGATACCGGAGATTTTCGATATCGCCCAGAACGTGGCCATGCTCTACCAGGGAAAGATCCTCCAGCACGGGACGCCGGACGAGATCCGGGATTCAACCCACCCGGTCGTCAGCCAATTCATCAGTGGAAGCCTGGACGGCCCCATACATATGGTGTAA
- the rplM gene encoding 50S ribosomal protein L13 produces MKTEVAKAENVKRDWYVVDAQDAVLGRLATQIANVLRGKNKAIFTPSVDTGDFVIVVNAEKIALTGRKLDDKVYYSHTGFPGGLKEITAGKLLEKKPEDIIRKAVKGMLPKNKLARHMLKKLKVYAGASHPHDAQQPKNLAF; encoded by the coding sequence ATGAAAACCGAAGTTGCAAAAGCGGAAAACGTAAAACGTGACTGGTATGTGGTGGACGCACAGGACGCCGTATTGGGGCGCCTTGCCACCCAGATCGCCAATGTGCTGCGCGGCAAGAACAAGGCCATTTTCACCCCCAGCGTGGACACCGGCGATTTCGTCATCGTGGTGAACGCCGAGAAGATCGCGCTGACCGGCCGCAAGCTGGACGACAAGGTCTACTACAGCCATACCGGTTTTCCGGGCGGCCTGAAAGAGATCACCGCCGGCAAGCTGCTGGAGAAAAAACCGGAAGACATCATCCGCAAGGCTGTCAAGGGCATGCTCCCCAAGAATAAACTTGCCCGGCACATGCTCAAGAAGCTCAAGGTCTACGCGGGCGCCAGCCATCCCCACGACGCCCAGCAGCCCAAGAACCTGGCATTTTAA